A region of Pseudomonas sp. PDM14 DNA encodes the following proteins:
- a CDS encoding GNAT family N-acetyltransferase: MSDQYLAHRAALAGDLAEVCSFVRNASELFYAFPRAHWPLTPEQLGEAFAQRQGSTLAMLDGRPAGYANFYQSQAGEFCALGNLMIAPWARSQGVAQYLIGVMEQQAARDFLARQLKAGCFNGNTAAMLLYARLGYQVEGVVERQQPNGERVALVQFVKPLQS; encoded by the coding sequence ATGAGTGATCAGTACCTCGCACACCGCGCCGCCCTGGCCGGTGACCTGGCCGAGGTCTGCAGTTTCGTGCGCAACGCCAGCGAGCTGTTCTACGCCTTCCCGCGGGCGCACTGGCCACTGACCCCGGAACAGCTCGGCGAAGCCTTCGCGCAGCGCCAGGGCAGCACCTTGGCCATGCTCGACGGGCGCCCCGCCGGCTACGCCAACTTCTACCAGAGCCAGGCCGGCGAATTCTGCGCTCTGGGCAACCTGATGATCGCGCCGTGGGCACGCAGCCAAGGCGTGGCGCAGTACCTGATCGGCGTGATGGAGCAGCAGGCCGCCCGCGACTTCCTCGCCCGCCAGCTCAAGGCCGGCTGCTTCAACGGCAACACCGCGGCCATGCTGCTCTATGCGCGCCTCGGCTATCAGGTCGAAGGCGTGGTCGAACGCCAGCAGCCGAACGGCGAACGCGTGGCCCTGGTGCAGTTCGTCAAACCGCTGCAAAGCTGA
- a CDS encoding DUF4136 domain-containing protein, with translation MLVRLLLTSTLVLLAACQTQQVDRDFDATRDFGGYRDWAWQEPALVYRPEDPRIKSDLTEQRVRAAVGEQLDQRGLRPAQAGNPPDLKVQVYLIVDQRQEQVSTNFGGGYWGGGWGGWGGWGGPIQTETRTLDYKVATLQIDLLDGKDGKLVWRGSAEEVMRTKPLAPNERETAIRNTVARVLAQYPPQ, from the coding sequence ATGCTCGTCCGCCTGCTGCTCACGTCCACCCTCGTCCTGCTGGCAGCCTGCCAGACCCAACAGGTCGACCGCGATTTCGATGCCACCCGCGACTTTGGCGGCTACCGCGATTGGGCCTGGCAGGAGCCGGCACTGGTCTATCGCCCGGAAGACCCGCGCATCAAAAGCGACCTCACCGAGCAGCGCGTGCGTGCCGCGGTCGGCGAGCAGCTCGACCAGCGCGGCCTGCGCCCGGCCCAGGCCGGCAACCCGCCAGACCTCAAGGTGCAGGTCTACCTGATCGTCGACCAGCGCCAGGAGCAGGTCAGCACCAATTTTGGCGGCGGTTACTGGGGCGGCGGCTGGGGTGGTTGGGGCGGCTGGGGCGGCCCGATCCAGACCGAGACGCGTACCCTCGACTACAAGGTGGCGACCCTGCAGATCGACCTGCTCGACGGCAAGGACGGCAAGCTGGTCTGGCGCGGCAGCGCCGAGGAAGTCATGCGCACCAAACCGCTCGCGCCGAACGAGCGCGAAACCGCGATCCGCAACACCGTGGCCCGCGTGCTGGCGCAGTACCCACCGCAATGA
- a CDS encoding DUF4136 domain-containing protein, producing MKTQLSLIVLPLLVACQSSNPYVADSRPLPPAPAGVAEHFDRSAYPAAPRDYSRYRNWSWRNGQLPAGSAWADSALLAEALSNSLDQRGLRPAQQNASADLQVSADLRLERRQYQVRDDYGSYYGNGPYGDRYGMYGSVPLTRNYEVEVAVVRIDMFDGRSGQPVWSGNAEARSEGSQSERADALREAVNKALGAFPPS from the coding sequence ATGAAAACCCAGTTGTCGCTCATCGTCCTGCCGCTGCTCGTCGCCTGTCAGAGCAGCAATCCCTATGTCGCCGACTCACGCCCACTGCCGCCCGCCCCTGCCGGCGTGGCCGAGCATTTCGACCGCAGCGCCTACCCCGCCGCGCCGCGCGACTATTCGCGCTACCGCAACTGGAGCTGGCGCAACGGCCAGTTGCCGGCCGGCAGCGCTTGGGCCGACAGCGCCCTGCTCGCCGAAGCGCTGAGCAACAGCCTCGACCAGCGCGGCCTGCGCCCGGCACAGCAGAACGCCAGCGCCGACCTGCAGGTGAGCGCCGACCTGCGCCTGGAGCGCCGCCAGTACCAGGTGCGCGATGACTACGGCAGCTACTACGGCAATGGTCCGTATGGTGACCGCTACGGCATGTACGGCAGCGTACCGCTCACCCGCAACTACGAAGTGGAAGTCGCCGTGGTGCGCATCGATATGTTCGATGGCCGCAGCGGCCAGCCAGTGTGGAGCGGCAATGCCGAGGCACGCAGCGAGGGCAGCCAGTCGGAACGCGCCGACGCCCTGCGCGAGGCGGTGAACAAGGCCCTCGGCGCCTTCCCGCCGTCCTGA
- a CDS encoding NAD(P)-dependent oxidoreductase, with translation MKLALIGATGFVGSALLEEALNRGHQVTALVRHPEKLQPHPALQARKVDVQDSATLAAALAGHDAVLSAYNPGWGEADIREQFLRGSASIVAASKQAGVPRLLVVGGAGSLYVAPGLQLIDTPHFPAEYKEGAEGARQALAALRDEQTLQWTFLSPAALLEPGPRTGQFRIGGEQLLMNGEEPARISVADLAVALLDETEQPQHIRQRFTVAY, from the coding sequence ATGAAACTCGCCCTGATCGGCGCTACCGGCTTCGTTGGCAGCGCCCTGCTCGAAGAAGCCCTCAACCGTGGTCATCAGGTGACTGCACTGGTTCGTCACCCGGAGAAACTGCAGCCGCATCCGGCGCTGCAGGCACGCAAAGTCGACGTGCAGGACAGCGCCACGCTGGCAGCCGCCCTCGCCGGCCACGACGCCGTGCTCAGCGCCTACAACCCGGGCTGGGGTGAGGCCGATATCCGCGAGCAGTTCCTGCGTGGCAGCGCCAGCATCGTCGCGGCCAGCAAGCAGGCCGGCGTGCCGCGCCTGCTGGTGGTCGGCGGTGCCGGCAGCCTGTACGTCGCACCGGGCCTGCAGCTGATCGACACCCCGCACTTCCCCGCCGAATACAAGGAAGGCGCCGAGGGCGCGCGCCAGGCCCTTGCAGCCCTGCGCGACGAACAGACACTGCAGTGGACCTTCCTTTCCCCCGCGGCCCTGCTCGAGCCCGGCCCGCGCACTGGCCAGTTCCGCATCGGTGGCGAGCAGCTGCTGATGAATGGCGAAGAGCCGGCGCGCATTTCCGTGGCCGACCTGGCCGTGGCCCTGCTCGATGAAACCGAGCAGCCGCAGCACATCCGCCAGCGTTTCACCGTCGCCTACTGA
- a CDS encoding GGDEF domain-containing protein has product MTNADLPRLTHTFAIWREAQDTRIRTRLGGIYYLLAWLLTWLFSRAPGEMALSGVALTLFFCAMLGLRLVHKLPAHHGEAELRGWVDRHWSLILITSLGWGLVHAWAWSDLQFEPSRLIATLSTVAFSTAMAFNFPMRKARGIGAILLLYLPGLVVLGLQWQSQSAILITLAFYLSYLLLALNRSHREYHATLTLEQQLLDQRERYDLLSRTDSLTQLGNRLQFNSLFPAMVASVQRQGSPLSLVLLDIDFFKRINDEYGHAVGDLCLHAFAERMRLVFRRDSDALLRLGGEEFGVLMIDTPLEQARELAEVFLRDLDSNGLDIPGQRHLPLTASLGLGSYDAAQDASAEAFFKRVDDALYRAKEQGRDRLVMAI; this is encoded by the coding sequence ATGACAAACGCCGATCTGCCGCGCCTGACACACACCTTCGCCATCTGGCGCGAAGCACAAGACACCCGCATCCGCACACGCCTCGGCGGCATCTACTACCTGCTGGCCTGGCTGCTCACCTGGCTGTTCAGCCGCGCGCCGGGCGAGATGGCGCTCAGCGGCGTCGCCCTCACCCTGTTCTTCTGCGCCATGCTCGGCCTGCGCCTGGTACACAAGCTGCCGGCGCACCACGGCGAAGCCGAACTGCGCGGCTGGGTCGACCGCCACTGGAGCCTGATTCTGATCACCTCGCTGGGCTGGGGCCTGGTGCATGCCTGGGCCTGGTCCGACCTGCAGTTCGAGCCCTCGCGGCTGATCGCCACCCTCAGCACCGTGGCCTTCAGCACCGCGATGGCGTTCAACTTCCCCATGCGCAAGGCTCGCGGCATCGGCGCCATCCTCCTGCTCTACCTGCCCGGCCTGGTGGTACTCGGCCTGCAGTGGCAGAGCCAGAGCGCGATCCTGATCACCCTGGCGTTCTACCTCAGCTACCTGCTGCTGGCGCTCAACCGCAGCCACCGCGAATACCACGCCACCCTGACCCTGGAGCAGCAGTTGCTCGACCAACGCGAGCGCTACGACCTGCTCAGCCGCACCGACAGCCTGACCCAGCTGGGCAACCGTCTGCAGTTCAACAGCCTGTTCCCAGCGATGGTCGCCAGCGTGCAGCGCCAGGGCAGCCCGCTGTCACTGGTACTGCTCGACATCGACTTCTTCAAGCGCATCAACGACGAGTACGGCCACGCGGTCGGCGACCTCTGCCTGCACGCCTTCGCCGAGCGCATGCGCCTGGTGTTTCGCCGCGACAGCGATGCGCTGCTGCGCCTGGGGGGCGAGGAGTTCGGCGTGCTGATGATCGATACGCCACTGGAACAGGCCCGCGAGCTGGCCGAGGTGTTCCTGCGCGACCTCGACAGCAACGGCCTCGACATCCCCGGCCAGCGCCACCTGCCGCTTACCGCCAGCCTCGGCCTGGGCAGCTACGATGCCGCCCAGGACGCCAGCGCCGAAGCCTTCTTCAAGCGCGTCGACGACGCCCTCTACCGCGCCAAGGA
- a CDS encoding SdiA-regulated domain-containing protein, protein MISAAKGVLGRLPVLSPWKWALLATLLVLAYQVQTRHLDNRLYFWIKTSWHETEWQDRSLWLPEYQVSIDAKVVPGVSNNLSGLTYDERRDHLWAVLNNPEELLAMSKDGEVLARYPLSGFKDVEGITYLGDDLLLLTEERTQALVVVRVPQQPGPLYREDGRALTLGIQLGGNQGFEGAGYDRARDRLFVVKEHSPRKLYEIRGLKGSLQGNFNLEVIDRDEWIQHKVFATDLSSVHFDEQTGHLALLSDESKLLLELDGNGKLISFRSLLGGFAGLRDSVPQGEGMTLDDQGNLYLVSEPNLFYRFERG, encoded by the coding sequence ATGATCTCCGCTGCGAAGGGGGTGCTAGGACGGCTGCCCGTGTTGAGCCCATGGAAGTGGGCGCTGTTGGCGACACTGCTGGTGCTGGCCTATCAGGTACAGACGCGGCATCTGGATAACCGCCTGTACTTCTGGATCAAGACCTCGTGGCACGAGACCGAATGGCAGGATCGCAGCCTGTGGTTGCCCGAGTACCAGGTGAGCATCGATGCCAAGGTGGTGCCTGGGGTGAGCAACAACCTCTCCGGGCTGACCTACGACGAACGCCGCGACCACCTCTGGGCCGTGCTCAACAACCCGGAAGAACTGCTGGCGATGAGCAAGGATGGCGAAGTCCTGGCGCGCTACCCGCTGAGCGGGTTCAAGGACGTGGAGGGCATCACCTACCTGGGCGACGACCTCCTGCTGCTGACCGAAGAGCGCACCCAGGCGCTGGTGGTGGTGCGGGTGCCGCAGCAGCCAGGGCCGCTGTACCGCGAGGATGGCCGCGCGCTGACCCTGGGCATCCAGCTCGGCGGCAATCAGGGCTTCGAGGGCGCCGGCTACGACCGTGCGCGTGATCGCCTGTTCGTGGTCAAGGAGCATTCGCCGCGCAAGCTCTACGAGATCCGCGGACTGAAGGGCAGCCTGCAGGGCAACTTCAATCTCGAGGTGATCGACCGCGACGAGTGGATCCAGCACAAGGTCTTCGCCACCGACCTGTCCTCGGTACACTTCGATGAGCAGACCGGCCACCTGGCCCTGCTCAGCGACGAATCCAAGCTGCTGCTGGAACTCGATGGCAACGGCAAGCTGATCAGCTTCCGCTCGCTGCTCGGCGGCTTCGCCGGCTTGCGTGACAGCGTTCCGCAGGGCGAGGGCATGACCCTAGACGACCAGGGCAATCTCTACCTGGTCAGCGAGCCCAACCTGTTCTACCGCTTCGAGCGCGGCTGA
- a CDS encoding nucleotide pyrophosphohydrolase: MNLTELTQRLHAIRDRNDWRGFHSPKNLAMAASVEMAELVEIFQWLSEDQSRQLDAAQREHAGQEVGDVVLYLLLLCAELGIDMEQVVRAKLADNERRFS, encoded by the coding sequence ATGAACCTCACCGAACTCACCCAGCGCCTGCACGCCATTCGCGACCGCAACGACTGGCGCGGCTTCCACAGCCCGAAGAACCTGGCCATGGCCGCCAGCGTGGAAATGGCCGAGCTGGTGGAAATCTTCCAGTGGCTGAGCGAAGACCAGTCACGTCAGCTCGATGCCGCGCAGCGCGAGCACGCCGGCCAGGAAGTCGGCGACGTGGTGCTCTATCTGTTGCTGCTGTGTGCCGAACTGGGCATCGACATGGAGCAGGTGGTGCGCGCCAAACTGGCCGATAACGAAAGGCGCTTCAGCTGA
- a CDS encoding PA4780 family RIO1-like protein kinase has translation MKTPKRLEPVLEDGLIDEVIRPLMSGKEASVYVVRCGNELRCAKVYKEANKRGFRQAAEYQEGRKTRNSRDARAMAKGSKHGRKEQEEAWQNAEVAALFRLAAAGVRVPKPFDYMDGVLLMELVDDGAGDVAPRLNDVDLLPEDAREFHAFMIGEIVKMLCAGLVHGDLSEFNVLLGPEGPVIIDLPQAVDAAANNHAFSMLERDVRNMAEYFGQFAPELLYTKYAKEMWALYEDGELTPESPLTGEFDEPEETADVDAVMREIKAALAEQQRLEALRNAEDAPRDEPPPPPWAQ, from the coding sequence ATGAAGACCCCGAAACGCCTGGAACCCGTGCTTGAAGATGGTTTGATCGACGAGGTCATCCGCCCGCTGATGAGCGGCAAGGAAGCCTCGGTTTATGTGGTGCGCTGCGGCAACGAGCTGCGTTGTGCCAAGGTCTACAAGGAGGCCAATAAACGCGGCTTCCGCCAGGCCGCCGAATACCAGGAAGGGCGCAAGACGCGTAACAGCCGCGACGCCCGGGCGATGGCCAAGGGCAGCAAGCATGGCCGCAAGGAACAGGAAGAAGCCTGGCAGAACGCCGAGGTGGCGGCGCTGTTCCGCCTGGCTGCGGCCGGTGTGCGCGTGCCCAAGCCGTTCGACTACATGGACGGCGTGCTGCTGATGGAACTGGTTGATGACGGCGCCGGCGATGTTGCGCCACGCCTCAACGATGTCGACCTGTTGCCCGAAGATGCCCGCGAATTCCATGCCTTCATGATCGGCGAGATCGTCAAGATGCTCTGCGCCGGCCTGGTCCACGGCGACCTCTCGGAATTCAACGTGCTGCTCGGCCCGGAAGGCCCGGTGATCATCGACCTGCCGCAAGCGGTTGATGCGGCGGCCAACAACCACGCCTTCAGCATGCTCGAGCGCGACGTGCGCAACATGGCCGAGTATTTCGGCCAGTTCGCCCCCGAGCTGCTCTACACCAAGTACGCCAAGGAAATGTGGGCGCTCTACGAGGACGGCGAGCTGACCCCGGAAAGCCCGCTCACCGGCGAGTTTGACGAACCGGAAGAAACCGCCGACGTCGATGCGGTGATGCGTGAGATCAAGGCCGCCCTGGCCGAGCAGCAGCGCCTGGAGGCCCTGCGCAACGCCGAGGATGCGCCGCGCGATGAGCCGCCTCCACCGCCGTGGGCGCAGTGA
- a CDS encoding DMT family transporter — MDMHPWWLLALPLLAGAVMPLQAGINGQLAKNLSSVLAASLVSFVVGMLALLAVVIVQREVPSLAAMKSLNWWQWSGGLMGAFFIATAAFAGPRIGALLFMSLVLAGQLGMALLLDHHGWAGFREAPISLGKIAGLTLIIGGVWLIRRG; from the coding sequence ATGGACATGCACCCTTGGTGGTTACTTGCCCTGCCCCTGCTCGCTGGCGCCGTGATGCCGCTGCAGGCCGGTATCAACGGCCAGCTGGCGAAGAACCTGTCCAGCGTACTGGCGGCGTCTCTGGTGTCGTTCGTGGTCGGCATGCTGGCGCTGCTGGCGGTGGTCATCGTGCAGCGGGAAGTCCCGAGCCTGGCGGCCATGAAAAGCCTCAACTGGTGGCAATGGAGCGGCGGCCTGATGGGGGCCTTCTTCATCGCCACCGCGGCCTTTGCCGGGCCGCGCATCGGCGCCCTGCTGTTCATGTCGCTGGTGCTGGCCGGGCAACTGGGCATGGCCCTGCTGCTCGACCACCACGGCTGGGCCGGCTTTCGCGAGGCGCCGATCAGCCTTGGCAAGATCGCCGGGCTGACACTGATCATTGGCGGCGTGTGGTTGATCCGCCGTGGCTGA
- a CDS encoding two-component system response regulator, whose product MDDMLDRPDRPLVLVVDDTPQNLELMGELLADTYRVKVADNGPEALRIASSAEPPDLILLDIMMPRMDGYEVCRRLKAAPGSRDIPVIFLTARNQEQDEQHGFDLGAVDYITKPVSPPLLLARLSAHLQLKASADFLRDKSEYLQLEVRQRTRAIERLQEVTIEAMASLAGMRHNPRGRHLARIEPYMVRLARALANQQPDLADTLTAARIAQLGKSALLHGIGTLVLPDRILLSPAPLDEADTALLHRHAEAGRAALEAAEAKLGSATDFLRDARDIVYSQHEHWEGSGYPQGLRGEQIPLAARLMALVGCYEELTSHHPYRPSVSHAEALAQISVASGTRFDPSVVLAFIGAAEEFAAIARHLAEDAAAISCELQRLDDSLGESIELTLPPG is encoded by the coding sequence ATGGACGACATGCTCGACCGGCCGGATCGGCCACTGGTGCTGGTGGTGGACGACACGCCGCAGAATCTGGAGCTGATGGGCGAACTGCTGGCCGACACCTACCGGGTCAAGGTCGCAGACAACGGCCCTGAAGCGCTGCGCATCGCCAGCAGCGCGGAGCCGCCGGACCTGATCCTGCTCGACATCATGATGCCGCGCATGGACGGCTACGAAGTCTGTCGCAGGCTCAAGGCTGCGCCGGGCAGCCGCGATATCCCGGTGATCTTCCTGACCGCCAGGAACCAGGAACAGGACGAACAGCACGGCTTCGATCTCGGCGCGGTGGACTACATCACCAAGCCCGTCAGCCCGCCGCTGTTGCTTGCGCGCTTGAGTGCGCACCTGCAGCTCAAGGCCAGTGCCGATTTCCTGCGCGACAAGAGCGAATACCTGCAGCTGGAAGTGCGCCAGCGCACACGCGCCATCGAGCGCCTGCAGGAGGTGACCATCGAGGCCATGGCCAGCCTCGCCGGCATGCGCCATAACCCGCGCGGCCGTCATCTGGCGCGAATCGAACCATACATGGTGCGTCTGGCCAGGGCGCTGGCCAACCAGCAGCCGGACCTCGCCGACACCCTGACGGCGGCGCGCATCGCCCAGCTGGGCAAGTCGGCGCTGCTGCACGGCATCGGCACGCTGGTGCTGCCGGACCGCATCCTGCTCAGCCCGGCGCCGCTGGACGAGGCCGATACCGCGTTGCTGCACCGTCACGCCGAAGCCGGGCGCGCGGCGCTGGAAGCGGCCGAGGCCAAGCTCGGCAGCGCCACCGATTTTCTGCGTGACGCCCGCGACATCGTCTACAGCCAGCACGAGCACTGGGAGGGCAGCGGTTATCCGCAAGGCCTGCGCGGCGAGCAGATCCCGCTGGCCGCGCGGCTGATGGCGCTGGTCGGCTGCTATGAGGAGCTGACCAGCCATCATCCTTATCGCCCGTCGGTGAGCCACGCCGAGGCGCTGGCGCAGATCAGTGTGGCCAGCGGTACACGCTTCGACCCCTCGGTGGTACTGGCCTTCATCGGTGCTGCCGAGGAGTTCGCCGCGATCGCCCGGCACTTGGCCGAAGACGCCGCGGCGATCAGCTGTGAACTGCAGCGTCTGGACGATTCGCTGGGAGAAAGCATCGAGCTGACCCTGCCGCCGGGCTGA
- a CDS encoding methyltransferase domain-containing protein — MSDRHFDELATRFAEKIYGGAKGAIRLAVLQADLAEALPPRPLRVLDIGAGLGHMSLWLAQQGHQVTLAEPAEPMLAGARQRFAEAGVPAQFIQAPWQDLPAQLEQPYDLVLCHAVLEWLAEPHAILPVLHALTTPAGWLSLAFYNKDALIYRNLLKGHFRKLRKARFAGEGQSLTPQAPLDPRELAAQLAGRWTVESQSGVRVFQDYMPSEFQAKAAVTDLLEMELAHRRHPAFAGLGRYLHWICRPL; from the coding sequence ATGTCCGACCGTCATTTCGATGAACTCGCCACCCGCTTCGCCGAGAAGATCTACGGCGGTGCCAAGGGCGCGATTCGTCTCGCCGTGCTCCAGGCCGACCTGGCCGAAGCCCTGCCGCCGCGCCCGCTGCGCGTGCTGGATATCGGCGCCGGGCTGGGCCACATGTCGCTGTGGCTGGCCCAGCAGGGGCACCAGGTGACCCTGGCCGAGCCGGCCGAGCCGATGCTCGCCGGCGCGCGCCAGCGCTTTGCCGAAGCCGGCGTCCCGGCGCAGTTCATCCAGGCGCCCTGGCAGGACCTGCCAGCGCAACTCGAACAGCCCTACGACCTGGTGCTGTGTCATGCCGTGCTGGAATGGCTGGCCGAGCCGCACGCCATCCTGCCGGTGCTGCATGCGCTCACCACGCCCGCAGGCTGGCTGTCGCTGGCGTTCTACAACAAGGATGCGCTGATCTACCGCAACCTGCTCAAGGGCCACTTCCGCAAGCTGCGCAAGGCGCGTTTCGCCGGTGAAGGCCAGAGCCTGACTCCGCAGGCGCCGCTTGACCCGCGCGAACTCGCGGCGCAACTCGCCGGCCGCTGGACGGTCGAAAGCCAGAGCGGCGTGCGCGTGTTCCAGGACTACATGCCGAGCGAATTCCAAGCCAAGGCGGCCGTTACCGACCTGCTGGAGATGGAGCTGGCGCACCGTCGCCATCCGGCCTTCGCCGGGCTCGGGCGCTATCTACACTGGATCTGTCGGCCGCTGTAA
- a CDS encoding DUF2218 domain-containing protein, with amino-acid sequence MTTLNASAHVVTATPGRYIGRLCKHFAHKIPVSYDEQQGRIEFPFGLSLLQADANGLTLRVESDSRENLEKMQGVVASHFERFAWQEALSLDWRPGA; translated from the coding sequence ATGACCACCCTCAACGCCAGCGCCCATGTCGTCACTGCCACCCCGGGACGCTACATCGGCCGCCTGTGCAAGCATTTCGCCCACAAGATCCCGGTCAGCTACGACGAGCAGCAGGGCCGTATCGAATTCCCCTTCGGCCTCAGCCTGCTGCAGGCCGACGCCAACGGCCTGACCCTGCGCGTGGAAAGCGACAGCCGCGAAAACCTGGAGAAGATGCAGGGCGTGGTGGCCAGCCACTTCGAGCGCTTCGCCTGGCAGGAAGCGCTGAGCCTGGATTGGCGCCCCGGCGCCTGA
- a CDS encoding LysR family transcriptional regulator, producing MEQLKRMAVFATVVDKGSMVAAAAELGMTPSAVSQQIRKLEEGTQVSLLHRTTRKLTLTEAGASFYQSCAQILQLAEQAEQRLAELRDAPVGELRIAAPVGFSGHLITDALAPLLRAHPGLSLRLFFHDEQIDLVEQRIDLAIRVGAQEDSSLVARHLGDWRMLLCVAPTYLARCGVVHSPEQLSALDWLSLNHDRAQHLNLVCGDGSSQRLRIESRVACNNILSVRQFTLAGMGVSVQPEPEIREELARGDLLVLLPDWQPAPVGIYIVTPRRDAQPAKVRYAIEALRRSLLGR from the coding sequence ATGGAGCAGCTCAAGCGCATGGCGGTGTTCGCCACTGTGGTCGACAAGGGCTCGATGGTTGCCGCGGCCGCGGAGCTGGGCATGACGCCCTCGGCAGTCAGTCAGCAGATTCGCAAGCTGGAAGAAGGCACCCAGGTCAGCCTGCTGCACCGCACCACGCGCAAGCTGACCCTGACCGAGGCCGGCGCCAGCTTCTACCAGAGCTGCGCACAGATCCTCCAGCTTGCCGAGCAGGCGGAGCAGCGCCTGGCTGAACTGCGCGATGCGCCGGTGGGTGAGCTGCGCATCGCGGCGCCGGTGGGCTTCTCCGGGCACCTGATCACCGATGCCCTGGCGCCGCTGCTGCGCGCGCATCCGGGCCTGAGCCTGCGGCTGTTCTTCCACGACGAGCAGATCGACCTGGTCGAGCAGCGCATCGACCTGGCCATCCGTGTCGGCGCGCAGGAGGACTCCAGCCTGGTCGCCCGGCATCTCGGCGACTGGCGCATGCTGCTGTGCGTGGCGCCTACCTACCTGGCGCGTTGTGGTGTCGTTCACAGTCCCGAGCAATTGTCGGCGCTGGACTGGTTGAGCCTGAACCATGACCGCGCTCAGCACCTCAATCTTGTGTGTGGTGACGGCAGCAGCCAGCGCCTGCGCATCGAAAGCCGCGTGGCGTGCAACAACATCCTCTCGGTCAGGCAGTTCACCCTGGCCGGCATGGGCGTCTCGGTGCAGCCGGAGCCGGAAATTCGCGAGGAGCTGGCGCGTGGCGACCTGCTGGTGCTGCTGCCGGACTGGCAGCCGGCGCCGGTCGGCATCTACATCGTCACCCCGCGCCGTGACGCGCAGCCGGCCAAGGTGCGCTACGCCATCGAGGCCCTGCGGCGCAGCCTGCTCGGTCGCTGA